Proteins encoded together in one Lathyrus oleraceus cultivar Zhongwan6 chromosome 5, CAAS_Psat_ZW6_1.0, whole genome shotgun sequence window:
- the LOC127081020 gene encoding proline-rich receptor-like protein kinase PERK10, whose amino-acid sequence MKRHREASRKSKKAKLGETSRSRPPVPLADSPSNSLPPSRSIKLKPIASSLPQTTPIYTQSETPPSTTRPSNLPSLKFNLATTTLPISEAEMLNETTSPSSSLPSSPPYYILSSDNEPSDPQSLTLAQLQAHALTSQQPPQPEPEVTSPFSEQHNPPPSDQPQTPPHEQQTNPPSEQPQTPPPEQPTTAPSELPPSPPPEQATLPPSDIPPLPTSEDIIPTQTPADTNPTPPSSPSSNPEPKTAFPTLEEAITLFAESSVEKIKSLSVNFGISDDPSIVRIHWNRVIIWMTSEAFKLKVLSEHVRNDFVRDAGVRLQTRLVREAEEKARKKAEEKTRLAEEKRIREAEEKAATEVAAAAIAEAKAKAKVEAEEAEHIAVEEAAKASPDALNQGEQFNSGFAPLVLKTLEELQKEQQVFFPYI is encoded by the exons ATGAAGAGACACCGGGAGGCATCTAGGAAGTCAAAGAAGGCAAAGCTGGGAGAAACTTCTAGGTCAAGACCTCCAGTCCCTCTAGCTGATTCTCCAAGTAATTCTTTGCCTCCTTCTCGCTCTATTAAATTAAAGCCtattgcttcttctcttccccaaaccacTCCCATCTACACCCAATCAGAAACACCTCCCTCCACCACCAGACCCTCTAACCTACCATCTCTTAAATTCAATCTCGCAACCACTACCCTACCCATTTCTGAAGCAGAAATGTTGAACGAAACCACCTCACCATCATCTTCCTTACCTTCATCCCCACCATACTACATTCTCTCATCAGACAACGAACCCTCTGACCCCCAATCCCTCACACTAGCTCAACTTCAAGCACATGCTCTGACCTcacaacaaccaccacaacctgaacctgaagtcaccTCTCCATTCTCTGAACAACACAATCCACCTCCATCGGACCAACCTCAAACACCACCCCATGAACAACAAACAAATCCACCATCTGAACAACCACAAACACCACCTCCTGAACAACCAACAACTGCACCCTCTGAACTTCCACCCAGTCCACCACCTGAACAAGCAACATTACCTCCCTCTGATATTCCCCCACTACCAACCTCTGAAGACATCATCCCTACTCAAACTCCCGCTGACACCAATCCAACACCACCATCCTCCCCATCCTCCAACCCTGAACCAAAAACTGCCTTCCCCACATTAGAAGAAGCAATAACTTTATTTGCGGAGTCTTCAGtggagaagatcaagtctctgtCTGTCAACTTTGGCATTAGTGATGATCCCTCTATAGTAAGGATCCACTGGAACAGGGTGATCATatggatgacctctgaagccttcaaactgaaagtCCTCTCTGAACATGTCCGCAACGACTTTGTCAGAGATGCTGGAGTAAGGCTACAGACTCGTTTAGTCAGAGAGGCTGAGGAAAAGGCCAGGAAGAAAGCAGAAGAGAAAACTCGTCTGGCCGAGGAGAAACGAATaagagaagctgaagagaagGCTGCTACTGAAGTTGCTGCTGCGGCTATTGCTGAAGCTAAGGCAAAAGCAAAAGTTGAAGCTGAGGAGGCAGAACATATTGCTGTAGAGGAAGCTGCAAAGGCCAGTCCTGATGCTCTGAATCAGGGGGAGCAATTTAACTCTGGTTTTGCCCCTCTGGTCCTGAAAACTCTAGAGGAACTGCAAAAGGAACAACAAGTT TTTTTCCCTTATATATGA